The Methylomarinum sp. Ch1-1 genome contains the following window.
ATTTTCGATAGGTTCATCCCTGCAGATTTCACTTGCGGGGGTATGAGTCGGTATTTTACATTACCGGCGAGACAAAACTCCTTTAAGCATTCCAGGGTACCCAACCAAAATAGATTCAGACGAGTGGTTGATTTCCCTATAGAATGAGAAGGAATGCCGTAGATGCTGTCATTCATAAAGAGCCGGACCGATTCCGCTTCACATCGCTTTGTTCAGGGCTAATTTACCATTGTGTAGCAATAAATCTCTCTGTTTGATCTGATTGTTTAGATGTTTTTCTATAACGATGTCATTCAATCGGACGCCTAACGGGACTGAAAGCTTGTCCGATACGCAATCCTTGCCAAAAAACTCTTCAAGCATGATGTCGCCGAGTTGTGCGGTATAATGGGCGGGCTCCCAGAACCAGCGTAAGCGAATATCTTCGCCTTTATTCGGAATGGGGGTAGCCGTGTATTCCGAATAAAGGGAAAAATCCCAAAGTTCAATATTGGCGTTTCCGTATTCCGATACTAATTTCGTTAAGCTACGCTTGAATTCCATCCCAATAACCGGCCTCACGAATACTTTCCAGATAGCTATAATGGTAAGGATTGATGAATATAATTAGATGAATGTTATGTTTTTGAACGAGTTTTATGGTTCGCTTTAGAGCTTCGAGTTCGATCGACCAGCGGTAAGGAGGAGTATAAATGCTCATACCAGTCTTGGAAAAGTGAGATTTAAGTTCGCTTAATTTTTGATTAAATAAAACCCATGCCCCTTCGTGTTGAATCACTTCTTGGTAATCTCTGGCTGGATTGAAGCCTAAACGGGTCCTGTCCGGGCTGTTCGGCGATTGTAAAGCGATGGTATAGAGGCTGTCGATCACCGCATTCAACGAAAAAAGTGCCATGAACGAATCACTTAACTGGGTCCTCCAAAAGCGGTCGTTTTCTTTTAAATTTTCATCCACAAGCAATCGGTCGAGGAACTCCGAGCTCTTGTGAGGCCAGGCAAACGGATTATCATTGTTTCTTCTTCGATATAACACATCGTAAAAGTCTACCCCCAATAATATATGGGAGACGTTACTACTCGATACGCCATGAAACAGAGCGCGAATTTGCTCATAAGCACTCAAACCGGGAAAGGTTAAGCTATATACGGTCCCATGTTCGCTTTTCCAGCAGCTTGATTGGGGGGCTAGTCCCATTTCAGGACGAGAATTGCCCACGATTAAGCTGTTGGGTGTGACGCGCATTACTTCATATGACTTATATAGCTTGGTACGATTAATTGAAGTGGGTTTTTTTTCGTTGAACCCGGATATTCTTTCGCTGCCAAACAACAAATAATGGTCAACCAGCATATTGAATGTCGCCAGCAAACCAGACAAGACGATAACTAATGCGGCATACCAATATAAATATTTTTTGGGCGACATGACTAAAATTGGAAATACAAAAATTCTGAAACGCGTGTTAAACCAAAAATGGAGAACACGAACATGCCAGCCATGACAAAGGCCCAGGCTCTATTGAATTGAAAAGTTAATGCTTGCGATGCGATGCCTTGATTAAAAAGTGCATAATGTGGTTCGGTATGAGAAGAATAATCGAAATACCGCTTCATAATTTGTTGTGTATTAGGCATGACGAGTACGATGATCAATAAGATTCCGACCCAAGTATAGGTATAAACAAATTGCGTGCCTCCACCAATATAACTGGTAATATTCAAGCCGCTTAGCAGATCGCTTGCAAAGTGCAGGCGGACGTAAATTGCGTTAGGTAGCGCGATGCCATTAAAACCGTACATGCCTTTGAAAATTTCTAAGGCGTCGGCCAAATTCTTGGCACGGAATAATACCCAAGCATTGACGATCGAGATAAAAGTGATTAACCATGCCACGAGATTCCACGCAGGACTATTATCTAACCACTGTAAGTTAAACAGTCTTTTTATAAAATGCCAGGCATGATTGATGATTAGGTACACGCCATGTAATCCTCCCCACAAAACAAACGTCCATCCCGCCCCGTGCCAGATCCCGCCAAGCAGCATCGTCGTGAACAAATTGATATAACGTCGTGTATCGCCTTTACGATTGCCGCCTAAGGCGATATAGACATAATCTCTCAAGAAACGAGATAACGTCATATGCCAGCGGCGCCAAAATTCAATAATACTGATTGATTTATATGGCGACGCGAAGTTTATTGGAAGAGATATGCCGAACATGAGAGAAAGGCCGATAGCCATATCGGAATAACCGGAAAAATCAAAATATAATTGAAAGGTGTAGGCGAGAGCGCCGCCCCATGCGATAAAAAATGATAGGTTTTCAATCGAATCTATCGAGTCAAACACAGGCGTGGCGTATTGGGCCACGCCATCGGCAAGTACAACCTTTTTGAATAATCCCATTGAAAAAATAGCGATTCCGCTGGCTATTTTTTCTAAATTTGGCCTCGTATTTTCCAAGTGCAGAAATTGCGGCAGCATTTCTTTATGATGGACAATGGGCCCGGCGATAAGCTGTGGAAAGAACGTGACAAACAATGCGTAATGACTGAGCTTAAACTCTTGAGTCTCTCCTTTAAATGCATCGATGAGATAGGCGATCTGCTGGAATGTGAAAAAGGATATCGCCAAGGGTAGAACAATAGGCTCTAGTTGAATGTTCGAACCTAACAGATTATTGATATTATCAACTAAAAAATTCGTGTATTTGAAATATCCTATAAGGCCTAAATTAAAGCTAACGCCGGCTATTAAAAAGATTCTTGAGGATCTTTTATTGCCTTTTTTTCGTTGTTTAGATATTGTTTCTCCTAATGCATAATTGATTCCTATCGAACATAAAATGAGGGCCAGATAAGCGGGGTTCCACCAGGAATAAAAGAATAAAGAGGCTAATACTAAAAATCCTATCGCACTCTCCCCATTTTTATATTTGGCCAAGTAAAAATATAGAGAAAAAGTAATTGGCAAAAATAAAAAAATAAAAACGTAGGAATTGAATAGCATTTCTAATGTACACTATGCTCGTTATTGTTATACGAATCCAATCTATTGGCTATAGCATCTTGGTAAGTGCATCGCAATAAGTCCTTATCAGCTACCATTAGACGATAACATGTTATTTAGGGTCGAAAGGGGAAGAAATATTTTACCAGGAAAATTCTTTACTAAACATTTCTTTTAATTTTTTATTATATGGTGTATAAAATGATTTAAGAAAGTCGTTGCATGGGATACTTTTAATGTTGTAATTACCTGAGTTGAAAGCTTTAAATTCTATATTATCGTAATCTTCTAGTTCTAGAAAATGTAAAGCTTCTTTATAGGTTGTTTTAGGTTCATTAAAGAGAGTTTCAGAATCAATTAATAAAATTTGGTTTATGTCGAAATATTTTAATAAAATTTCCAAGTACTCTGAATATATACTGCCAAGAAGAAAGGTGTCTTTCAGTTGAGGGTGGGAATATAAGTTCTCATGTAATAGAATTCCTTTCTTTTTAAACATATTGTACTCATATTGAACTAATTGTTCAAACTTTTGATTTATCCTACAAGCTCTTTTTTCATGTTTGTAATAAGAATAACTTCTCTTTATTGGGTTTCTGACTAAAATAATTATTTTGGCGTTTGGAGCGGTCGATTTTATAAGCTTGATTGATTTTTCTCTGAAAATATAGTCAGGAGTTCCGTCACCCAAAAGCAATTGTCTGTTTTTTATGGTCTTATGTATAAATTTATCAATTCGGAATGGATAACGAAATTTATAATATTCGATCGGTTCAATAGGGAAGGTCGAAAAATACCATTGTTCTTTACCATCAGCTTTCATTACTTCAGGATGCTGAATTAGATAGTTATACAATGATGTTGTTCCACACTTAGGAAAGCCCATTATAAAAAAATCTGGAATAACTCCTAAAATACTTCTTACTTTAAGTGAAACACGCCATGGGAGATGATTTGATATACTCAATAAAGTACTTCCAAAATTCATTACTATGCCTATTAATATAAAAAATTATTTCTTCATGGCATAAGTGCCTAGAAAAAATTCAGACGGTCTTAGGTGCTTCGTCATTCCGGCATGGATTGCCGGAATCCAGTTATCATCACACGATTACCCACATCTCACCCCGAAGCGAAAACAGCCTTTCCAATCTCCAGGCCAACGGCATAATGCCTCACTTTTTCCATCCCTTCCCAAATCGCCTTAGGGCCGGGTTGACCATCGCTCTTTCGCCCCAGAAAACCACCAAAACCGGCAATAATCCGGATCATGTCGTTTAACGACGGTGTCGTTTCGGGTGGCTGACTGCGATGCTTGACAATCCAGGCCGCTTGCCATTCTTCGGGGTCGAACACCACATCACAAGGTAAATCGGGGCACTGTTGCCCCAATGTGACAACGTGTAATATACGCCAAGCAATGATCAAATAAATCATCAAAGCGCGTTGCAACCGGTCAATTTCAGACAATTGCAACTTTTCGACTCGGCAACCGGTTTTGAGAATCCGAAAGAAGATTTCAATCAACCATCGACGCCGATACCAATCGACCTGTTCCGCCGCCTGTTCCAAGGTGTCTATCAACCGGTTGGTGAGCAAGCGCCAAACAATCGGTTCAACGCCTTCTGGCGGATTGTCTTCTTGCGCTAAAATGATCGTGACCGATAAGTCGGAATCCGTTTTGCGTTTGCGTTTCAACGTCACTCGTTGTGCGTAGAGGCTTTGCCTGACCTGACGCGCTTTGCGCTCACCATTCGCTTCCAGGGTAAACTCAATTTGACCCAGCGGCGAACTCGCCGCTACGCTATCCCACAGCTTATCGTCTTCATCGGCCAGCTTGCGGTTGTGTCGCGCCCGGATTAAATAATCGGCGGCATGGTGACGACGCTGGGCTTCTTCCAGCAAGTCTCTCAGGTCGCCCTCTCGATCCGCCACATAAACAAAACGCGTGCCGGGTGTTTGTTCGGCCAGGTCGGCAAGCCTGCCATAGCCTTCTATCCAACGCAGACTCTCTTTGATGTCCGGTTCATCCTTCGGTTTGCGCGACCACATCCAGGCGTCGGTTACCCCCAGTGCTTGACCGTCTGGCGTCACGAGCAAGGTGGGATGCACATAAAAACCTTGTCGCGCTTCGTAGTTTAAGCGACCCAACCCGGCAATTCCCGGTTGACTACTGAAGTCCAATTCGGTCGTATCTTGAAGGCCCAACACAACGGGATGGGCTTGCGCTCTTTCCAGGCTACGATCCGCATGTCCTTTGAGAATATCCAAAGGCTCAATCGCTTCATTACCCAGCAAACGATAGGCGGCCTTCGTTTCGCCCCAACCCATCGCCGCTAATGGCAAACTCGCCTGTGGTTGTACGGCTAATTGCTCTGTCAATTTGATCAACCTATTCGTTCTCCGTGCATCGCCCAAATCGACGCCCCCAATTCCTGTGCTACCCAACTCATCTTAATTCAGACAAAAACATCTATTTTATCGAATGTTTCCAATTTGTGGGTAATCGTGTGAGTTATCATGGATGATGACTTATACAACTATACTTATTACCAATCACTTAAAAATTAAAATGCCAGTTCATTTTTATGCTTTAATATCAAATTATATAGAACTTTTTTATTGGTTAAAAAAATCATAGTGTCCATAAAAACAGATATTATTTGGATAAGATTTTTTTTCTTATTTTAAACTGATTCTAAATAAGAATTTTGCCGCATTTATTTAGTTGGGTGGACATAACTCAAAAGTAATTCTTGAAATTGTCTTACGGGCTGGGCGGTGAATTCATTTTCCACCAGGCGCCTACCGGCCTCTCCCATTCTGTGCCGCAGATCCGGGTCATTGATAAGTTGTTCAACACGGGCTTTCAAGGTTGATGTATCGCCAGGATCAACCAGAAATCCATTATTGCCATCATGTATGACCTCTGGAATGCCGCCCACACGGGTAGCCACCACCGGTTTGCGGCATGCTCCTGCTTCCAGATTAATCAGCCCTAAAGGTTCCTGCCAACGCGAAGGTACAACTATAATATCCGCAGTGTGATAGACATTTTCTACCTTCTTTACATAACCGATATAGCGGATACGGGAGTCATCCGCAAACAGTTCCTGTAGGTTTCGTTCAGTATAGGAGCCCGCAAACTTATTGGGATCACGGCATTCGCCGGCGATCAGGAAACGAACATTGGGATTTTTAATTTGATGAGCCATCTCGATGAAATCGGCGACCCCTTTAATTTCTCTTATTTGACCAAGAAAGGCCACCACTATATGTTCGGGATTAATTGCCAGTTCCCTACGCATGCTGTTTCCGGCATCAAATCTAGTAAGGTCAATTGGGTTATAGATGACCGGTTTTTGCAATTTGACGGGTAAGGAATGCTCGGCAGTATATTTGGAAACACTTATGGCGGCTTGACATAAGTTTATAAATGGAGAAGGCTCGTCATTGATGACGTGGTAGTGAACAATAATCGGGATGCGAAGCACCCGAGCGGCCAATAATTCCGCTGGTCTCCAGAAATTGGAGCTATTGATATGGATGACCGAGACTTCTTCTCTGCGGAAAAAAAACAAAGCCCTAAAAAAAGCACGTAGATAATTTATAACTGAACCGGGCTCGGTAAGCTTTCCCCAAACAGAGTAACGGATATCTAATTGTTTCAATTCATCTTCGATAGGGCCATGACACGGTAAAAGCAGAAGTGGCGTAAGTTTCTCTCGGTCGAGCGAAGGTAGGCTCGTAAACAGTACTCTGCTTGCTCCGCCCCAATTTCCTGCGCTCATGCTGAAAAAGCATACAACGGGTTTTTTCATGAATTTATCACCTGG
Protein-coding sequences here:
- a CDS encoding MBOAT family O-acyltransferase, translated to MAKYKNGESAIGFLVLASLFFYSWWNPAYLALILCSIGINYALGETISKQRKKGNKRSSRIFLIAGVSFNLGLIGYFKYTNFLVDNINNLLGSNIQLEPIVLPLAISFFTFQQIAYLIDAFKGETQEFKLSHYALFVTFFPQLIAGPIVHHKEMLPQFLHLENTRPNLEKIASGIAIFSMGLFKKVVLADGVAQYATPVFDSIDSIENLSFFIAWGGALAYTFQLYFDFSGYSDMAIGLSLMFGISLPINFASPYKSISIIEFWRRWHMTLSRFLRDYVYIALGGNRKGDTRRYINLFTTMLLGGIWHGAGWTFVLWGGLHGVYLIINHAWHFIKRLFNLQWLDNSPAWNLVAWLITFISIVNAWVLFRAKNLADALEIFKGMYGFNGIALPNAIYVRLHFASDLLSGLNITSYIGGGTQFVYTYTWVGILLIIVLVMPNTQQIMKRYFDYSSHTEPHYALFNQGIASQALTFQFNRAWAFVMAGMFVFSIFGLTRVSEFLYFQF
- a CDS encoding sulfotransferase family protein, whose amino-acid sequence is MNFGSTLLSISNHLPWRVSLKVRSILGVIPDFFIMGFPKCGTTSLYNYLIQHPEVMKADGKEQWYFSTFPIEPIEYYKFRYPFRIDKFIHKTIKNRQLLLGDGTPDYIFREKSIKLIKSTAPNAKIIILVRNPIKRSYSYYKHEKRACRINQKFEQLVQYEYNMFKKKGILLHENLYSHPQLKDTFLLGSIYSEYLEILLKYFDINQILLIDSETLFNEPKTTYKEALHFLELEDYDNIEFKAFNSGNYNIKSIPCNDFLKSFYTPYNKKLKEMFSKEFSW
- a CDS encoding IS4 family transposase — its product is MTEQLAVQPQASLPLAAMGWGETKAAYRLLGNEAIEPLDILKGHADRSLERAQAHPVVLGLQDTTELDFSSQPGIAGLGRLNYEARQGFYVHPTLLVTPDGQALGVTDAWMWSRKPKDEPDIKESLRWIEGYGRLADLAEQTPGTRFVYVADREGDLRDLLEEAQRRHHAADYLIRARHNRKLADEDDKLWDSVAASSPLGQIEFTLEANGERKARQVRQSLYAQRVTLKRKRKTDSDLSVTIILAQEDNPPEGVEPIVWRLLTNRLIDTLEQAAEQVDWYRRRWLIEIFFRILKTGCRVEKLQLSEIDRLQRALMIYLIIAWRILHVVTLGQQCPDLPCDVVFDPEEWQAAWIVKHRSQPPETTPSLNDMIRIIAGFGGFLGRKSDGQPGPKAIWEGMEKVRHYAVGLEIGKAVFASG
- a CDS encoding glycosyltransferase family 4 protein, which codes for MKKPVVCFFSMSAGNWGGASRVLFTSLPSLDREKLTPLLLLPCHGPIEDELKQLDIRYSVWGKLTEPGSVINYLRAFFRALFFFRREEVSVIHINSSNFWRPAELLAARVLRIPIIVHYHVINDEPSPFINLCQAAISVSKYTAEHSLPVKLQKPVIYNPIDLTRFDAGNSMRRELAINPEHIVVAFLGQIREIKGVADFIEMAHQIKNPNVRFLIAGECRDPNKFAGSYTERNLQELFADDSRIRYIGYVKKVENVYHTADIIVVPSRWQEPLGLINLEAGACRKPVVATRVGGIPEVIHDGNNGFLVDPGDTSTLKARVEQLINDPDLRHRMGEAGRRLVENEFTAQPVRQFQELLLSYVHPTK